Within Epilithonimonas zeae, the genomic segment ACGCTGACAAAGTTCTGAAAGTAGTTCCGCCTCAGAAAGGCAGAAAACACGTTTTGTCGATTATCAGCAATATTTTGTCTGCAGATTATGTTCCTTCAAAATCTAATTTGGATGTTGCTTTCAATTATATGATGAGCGTTTTCAAAAGAAAATCTCTGGTTTTCCTTTTCTCTGATTTCGAGGATGAGTTTGACCAAAAAATTCTGAATGTCACTGCAAGAAAGCATCAGGTTTTGGGACTTAGGGTTTTTGATGAAAAAGATATGGAGATTCCTGATATTGGTTATGCGCTTTTCCGTGATGCTGAAACAGGAAAACAAATCTGGGCTAATACGTCCAGCGCAAGATGGCGTTACGATTTTGCAGAACAACAAAAACAAAAAATGCGACAAGTGAAAGATGAATTCGAGAATTCTTCGGCTCATTTTTTAGATATTAAAACTTCTGATGATTATAGCAAATCTTTGTATCAATATTTTAGAAAGTAATTAAACAATTAAGACCTTCAACCGATAATTATATAAATGCCTTACAGAATTTTCAAATTATTTTTCTCACTTTTCATTATCATTTCTTCTTTTGGATTTGGTCAGACTTTAACTTCCAGTCTTGATAAAACTACTTTGGCCTTGGGCGAAGTAGCGGTTTTTAAAATTCAGATTTTGGATTTGGATGGAAAGAATGTTCAGATTGCGGCACGAAATGAGTTATTGCCCTTTCATTTCGAAATGGTGAATGACAGTATTGCTGTTCAGAAAGATATTTATCTGCGTTCGGTAAAATTCGCGGTTTTCCAGGAAGGAAAATTTACAATTCCAGAAATCGAAATCAAAGTTGGTGATGAAATTCTAAAAACCATTCCATACGAAGTTGAAGTCATTAATACAGCCAAAAAAGGCGACCAGATTAATGACATTATGAAGAACAAAGAAGTGGAACTAAATGTCCAGGATTACTGGGAAATGTATAAATTCTATGTTCTTTTAGCTCTCCTCATTGTTGCAATCATTATTTTAATCATCGGTATCGTAAAATGGGGAAGAAAACGCAAAGATAGTCCGGCGGTTACAACCAATCAGACTTTGAAAGATTTGGAGAAACTGAGAAAGAAAAACTATATCGAAAACGAAAACTTCCGTGCTTTCTATGTGGAGTTAATTGAGATTACCAGAGGATTTATCACTAAACAATATCAGATTCCTGCAGATGTTTTGCTGACAGATGATTTGGTGGATTATATGAAAAATACCAATGCAATTTCACAGGAAAATGAAAAAATCGTAGAAGATATTTTCTTACGAAGTGATTTGGTTAAGTTTGCGAAAACCATTCCTACAAAAGAGATAATGTCAAAAGACTTCACAGAAATCAGAGATTTTGTAAAACGTTCTACCAAAGATGTAGAGGCTGAAAATCTGCGAAATAATTCTGTCACAGAAATCTCAGATGAAGACCAATCCAAATTACGAAAGCTCAAATAAATCATTTATCAACCATCATTTATAATCAATCCGTGAATTTCGAGTTTTACAGTCCGTGGTTTTTACTGCTTTTTATTTTGTTCATTCCTTTGTTGATATTGGATTCTGGCAAGAAAAAGAGTAGAGGAATTGCTGTGCCTTCTGTGAGTAATATGCGACCAAGCGGAAATATTTCGTTGGTGATGAAGTTTCTGAAAGTCTCAAAATATTTCATTCTTACAGCGTTAATTATTGCTTTGGCAAGACCAAGAACTTACACAGTTTCGCAAGATAGAGATGAAACTAAAGGAATTGATATTATGCTTTCTGTGGATGTTTCACTCAGTATGTTGTCCAAAGATTTGGATCCGGACAGACTCGAAGCTTTGAAGAAAATCGCCATAGATTTTGTTAAGAAGAGAGAAAATGACAGGATTGGTTTGGTGGCTTATTCGGGAGAAGCTTATACTAAAGTTCCTTTAACAACCGACCATCAAGTAGTGATTGATGAATTGAATCAATTAAATCCTTTGGAATTACAACCGGGAACTGCAATCGGAGAAGGACTTTCTGTAGCTGTGAATCACCTTAAAAAGAGCAAGGCCAAGAGTAAAATCATCATTTTGATGACCGATGGTGTGAATACCGTTATCAATGCAATGCCTCCACAAATTGCTGCAGAATTGGCGAAAAATAATAGCATTAAAGTTTATACTGTAGGAATCGGGAGTAATGGATATGCAGCGATGCCAACGGCGACCAATATTTTTGGTGAATTGGTTTTCACAGAAACCAAAACTCAGATTGATGAAAATACGTTGATGGATATTGCTCAGCTGACTGGCGGAAAATATTTCCGTGCGACTTCTAACAGCAGTTTGCAAACGGTTTATGACGAAATCAACCAATTAGAAAAATCCGAAGTCAAAACTTCCAAATTATATAATTATGAAGAATATTTCAGGATATTTCTTTGGGTAGCTTTAGGATTCTTGTTGTTGGATGCATTGTTGAGATGGGTAATTTTTAAAATTTTGAATTAAGCAGATGAATTGGTATTTAGGAAATTACTGGTATCTTTTTTTACTTCTTTTGTTGCCTGTCATTGGTTACTTTATCATCCATTATATACGTTGGAAAAACCGAAAGCGTGACCTTTTTGCAGAAGGTAGATTTCAGGATGTTTTGTTTGAAAAAACCTCTTGGTTTGCCAAATTATTTCCGTTGTTGTACTTGCTTGGTTTTTTATTTCTGATATTTTCTATTATCGACCTTTTGGCAGGAAAAGAAGAAATTAGCGTGAAACAAAATGTAAGCAGTACGATTTTCGTTCTGGATGTTTCCAATTCTATGAATGCTCAAGACGTTCAGCCAAGCCGATTAGAAGAAGCTAAGAATATTATCATCAATTCACTTCAAAAACTCACTAACGATAGAGTAGGAATTATTGTTTTTGCAGGAGATTCTTATTCTGTGATGCCTTTGTCCAGCGATTATTCGGCGGCGGAAAATTATCTTTTGGGAATTGAAACGAGCGTTGTTCAAAACCAAGGAACGGATTTCCTAAAACCAATTCAAATCGCAGCTCAGAAATTTAAAAATATTACAAAAGGTTCCCGAAATATCGTATTAATCAGTGATGGCGAAGATAATGAAGGTCACGAAGACGAAGCTATTAATCTGGCGAAAAAAGAAGGAATAAAAGTGACGACGATTGGTGTCGGAACAGAAGAAGGTGCGCCAATTCCGGAGTATTATTTCGGGCAATTGATGGGCTACAAATCAGATATTTATGGCGAAACTGTAGTGTCAAAACTACAAACCAAAGCGCTTCATAATATTGCCTCTTCAACTGGTGGTAATTACCTGGACGGAAATAATCTGGATCATACGATAACTAATCTGTTAAGCGAACTTCACAAGTCCACCAATTCCACTTCTACCACAATTAGTTCGCAGTCTGCGGTTCATTATTACCAATATTTCTTGGCGGTTTCTGTATTCTTTTTCTTTTTGATTTTCCTGTTTAATCCGAAGAGAGATTTTAACCTCTAAACATATTTTAAACACAAAGAACACAAGGTTTTTGCACAAGGAACACTAAGTTTTGTTCAATTTTTGTGCTCTTTGTGGAATACTTTTGTGACTTTGTGGTTAAAAAATTAAATCACATACTTCTTCAA encodes:
- a CDS encoding DUF58 domain-containing protein, whose protein sequence is MNIQDIVKKVKQIEIRTRKKTEASLMGLYHSAFKGQGMTFSEVRQYQFGDDTRRIDWNKTARFREPFVKVMEEERELTMMLVVDISASMDYGTKTQLKREYVAEVCASLGFSAAGNNDKVGLILYADKVLKVVPPQKGRKHVLSIISNILSADYVPSKSNLDVAFNYMMSVFKRKSLVFLFSDFEDEFDQKILNVTARKHQVLGLRVFDEKDMEIPDIGYALFRDAETGKQIWANTSSARWRYDFAEQQKQKMRQVKDEFENSSAHFLDIKTSDDYSKSLYQYFRK
- a CDS encoding BatD family protein, which translates into the protein MPYRIFKLFFSLFIIISSFGFGQTLTSSLDKTTLALGEVAVFKIQILDLDGKNVQIAARNELLPFHFEMVNDSIAVQKDIYLRSVKFAVFQEGKFTIPEIEIKVGDEILKTIPYEVEVINTAKKGDQINDIMKNKEVELNVQDYWEMYKFYVLLALLIVAIIILIIGIVKWGRKRKDSPAVTTNQTLKDLEKLRKKNYIENENFRAFYVELIEITRGFITKQYQIPADVLLTDDLVDYMKNTNAISQENEKIVEDIFLRSDLVKFAKTIPTKEIMSKDFTEIRDFVKRSTKDVEAENLRNNSVTEISDEDQSKLRKLK
- a CDS encoding VWA domain-containing protein, with protein sequence MNFEFYSPWFLLLFILFIPLLILDSGKKKSRGIAVPSVSNMRPSGNISLVMKFLKVSKYFILTALIIALARPRTYTVSQDRDETKGIDIMLSVDVSLSMLSKDLDPDRLEALKKIAIDFVKKRENDRIGLVAYSGEAYTKVPLTTDHQVVIDELNQLNPLELQPGTAIGEGLSVAVNHLKKSKAKSKIIILMTDGVNTVINAMPPQIAAELAKNNSIKVYTVGIGSNGYAAMPTATNIFGELVFTETKTQIDENTLMDIAQLTGGKYFRATSNSSLQTVYDEINQLEKSEVKTSKLYNYEEYFRIFLWVALGFLLLDALLRWVIFKILN
- a CDS encoding VWA domain-containing protein; its protein translation is MNWYLGNYWYLFLLLLLPVIGYFIIHYIRWKNRKRDLFAEGRFQDVLFEKTSWFAKLFPLLYLLGFLFLIFSIIDLLAGKEEISVKQNVSSTIFVLDVSNSMNAQDVQPSRLEEAKNIIINSLQKLTNDRVGIIVFAGDSYSVMPLSSDYSAAENYLLGIETSVVQNQGTDFLKPIQIAAQKFKNITKGSRNIVLISDGEDNEGHEDEAINLAKKEGIKVTTIGVGTEEGAPIPEYYFGQLMGYKSDIYGETVVSKLQTKALHNIASSTGGNYLDGNNLDHTITNLLSELHKSTNSTSTTISSQSAVHYYQYFLAVSVFFFFLIFLFNPKRDFNL